A genomic region of bacterium contains the following coding sequences:
- a CDS encoding transposase: MSNISPQTAENTNRVIVTIRRLSTMPRNPKCFFNNSVLEISSSIQEGLPFVATPYFAVIIEGILASASTQYPITICHYIFMGNHFHLICIVHNPEDVPKFMRYLKCELGHAINRLCGRSQRSVWVSGYDSVIALDPAKVMDRIAYLYLNPVTADLVDKISEYPGVSSYRALLEGNISKTCKKISRDQIFKLPDADMSIEEQELLARKLEAGKGINYKLKIQPWAFLKCFKQCVELQSELYKKELLNTIADREHGQRLRRTRRVIGPHALRIRSFSLPYTSKRSGFKTFCMSSDIELRKAFTGWFKGQIDLARKAFAMWKIGALHFRPPPGFFTPGGHLLASALLPLPIG, from the coding sequence ATGAGCAACATCAGTCCTCAAACGGCCGAAAATACTAATAGAGTAATCGTAACTATTAGGAGGCTATCTACAATGCCACGCAATCCAAAGTGTTTTTTTAATAACTCAGTGCTAGAAATATCAAGTAGTATTCAAGAGGGGCTGCCTTTTGTAGCGACTCCCTATTTTGCTGTAATCATTGAAGGTATATTAGCTAGCGCATCAACCCAATACCCTATTACAATATGTCACTATATTTTCATGGGAAATCATTTTCATTTAATTTGCATTGTGCATAACCCTGAGGACGTGCCGAAATTTATGAGATATCTTAAATGTGAATTAGGGCATGCAATTAATAGGCTTTGTGGAAGAAGTCAAAGAAGCGTATGGGTTTCTGGATATGATTCTGTAATTGCATTAGATCCAGCAAAAGTTATGGACAGAATTGCTTACCTATACCTCAACCCTGTTACAGCTGATCTAGTGGACAAAATTTCTGAATATCCAGGGGTATCTAGTTATCGAGCACTGCTTGAAGGGAACATTAGCAAAACTTGCAAGAAAATCTCGCGCGATCAAATTTTCAAATTGCCTGACGCTGATATGAGTATCGAAGAACAGGAATTGCTTGCGAGGAAGCTTGAAGCTGGCAAAGGAATTAATTATAAACTCAAAATTCAACCGTGGGCATTCTTAAAATGTTTTAAGCAATGTGTAGAGTTGCAATCGGAACTATATAAAAAGGAACTTCTCAACACCATCGCCGATAGGGAACACGGACAAAGACTTCGTCGCACACGACGAGTAATTGGTCCGCATGCATTACGAATTCGTTCATTCAGTCTTCCGTACACCTCTAAACGATCAGGTTTCAAAACGTTTTGCATGTCGTCAGATATCGAACTAAGAAAAGCTTTTACTGGATGGTTTAAGGGGCAAATTGACTTAGCAAGAAAAGCGTTTGCGATGTGGAAAATTGGGGCCTTACACTTCAGGCCCCCTCCTGGATTCTTTACTCCCGGCGGCCATCTTTTAGCTAGTGCCTTGCTACCGCTGCCGATAGGATAA
- a CDS encoding macro domain-containing protein: MIKEVVGDILLSGSDLIAHGVAPNDNFGQGLALSLRDRWPALYKDFRHYCQTTHPEPGQVWVWTGADRVRIANLLTQEAAYGHGAKPGIAHLDYVNHALRELRKVIEKEKIKSIAITKIATGVGRLDWDDVKPLIAKHLGDMGIPVYVYATFKPDVKAQEN, translated from the coding sequence ATGATTAAAGAAGTTGTCGGTGATATTTTATTAAGCGGATCAGATTTGATAGCTCATGGAGTTGCCCCAAACGATAATTTTGGACAAGGCTTAGCGCTGAGTTTGCGGGATCGGTGGCCAGCGCTATACAAAGATTTTAGACATTATTGTCAGACTACACATCCAGAACCCGGACAGGTTTGGGTGTGGACTGGTGCTGACCGAGTGCGCATCGCAAATTTACTAACACAAGAGGCTGCTTATGGCCATGGTGCTAAGCCTGGAATTGCTCATCTTGATTATGTTAATCATGCTTTAAGAGAGTTGCGTAAGGTAATTGAAAAGGAAAAGATTAAATCAATAGCAATTACTAAAATCGCTACAGGCGTAGGACGACTCGACTGGGATGATGTTAAACCATTAATCGCCAAGCACCTTGGAGATATGGGCATTCCAGTGTACGTTTATGCTACCTTTAAGCCTGATGTTAAAGCGCAAGAAAACTAA
- a CDS encoding PH domain-containing protein has protein sequence MIKTKQVRVKRSWISVIPYVLLVFAVAYLIYSFTSRSDAYGLEIPVGFLGIAELTLPVWLLFLIVGLARPLMLMRDSCHYMSDHHLRSTTGMMSLRREQVNIPFEDILGVRVSQGILERIFNTGTILVWTAFADRPEVKMKGIFRPQHYADMLSARIDDALVNRGQMRKAKH, from the coding sequence GTGATCAAAACTAAACAAGTCAGAGTAAAGCGCAGTTGGATCTCAGTGATCCCGTATGTACTACTGGTCTTTGCCGTTGCATATCTGATTTACTCATTTACTAGTCGCTCGGATGCGTATGGCTTAGAAATACCGGTTGGCTTTCTTGGTATCGCTGAACTTACCTTGCCAGTATGGCTATTATTTTTGATTGTTGGTTTGGCTCGTCCACTGATGCTAATGCGAGACTCTTGTCACTACATGTCTGATCATCACTTACGTTCGACGACTGGAATGATGTCGCTGCGTCGTGAGCAGGTTAACATTCCCTTTGAAGATATTTTAGGTGTGAGAGTCTCCCAAGGCATTCTTGAGCGAATTTTTAATACTGGTACGATTTTAGTTTGGACAGCGTTTGCTGATCGTCCTGAGGTAAAAATGAAAGGTATTTTCAGGCCCCAACATTATGCGGACATGCTTAGCGCCCGTATCGATGACGCCTTAGTTAATCGTGGACAAATGCGAAAGGCTAAGCATTAG
- a CDS encoding response regulator transcription factor, with amino-acid sequence MKAVILLVEDDLVLGQSLKEGLTDADYDVIWVTTAHEIVSQKLTRKVDAALLDVGLPDGDGFSVAQTLLTKRPELPVIFLTARTEAEDRLRGYELGAVDYIPKPFLLRELLLRLERVLEKTLVLEAANQAQLQVVVLPRGAVYDPAALAIKFADAVTEALQLHDNTILRTLIARAPSAISRDDLLALTWGKEGNPRSVDNAIVRLRTIFKRIDLDPIKSVRGLGYQWDV; translated from the coding sequence ATGAAAGCAGTAATATTACTTGTTGAGGATGATTTAGTGCTGGGTCAATCACTCAAAGAGGGATTGACCGATGCTGATTACGATGTAATTTGGGTGACGACTGCGCATGAGATCGTGAGTCAAAAGCTAACGCGTAAGGTTGATGCTGCATTATTAGATGTGGGTTTACCTGATGGAGACGGGTTTAGTGTTGCTCAGACTTTATTAACTAAGCGTCCAGAGTTGCCGGTAATTTTTCTAACTGCGCGGACTGAGGCCGAGGATCGGCTGCGTGGGTATGAACTTGGCGCGGTTGACTATATTCCTAAGCCATTTTTATTAAGGGAATTGTTATTGCGCTTAGAGCGAGTTTTGGAAAAGACGTTAGTGTTAGAGGCAGCGAATCAAGCGCAATTGCAGGTAGTAGTTTTACCTCGAGGTGCGGTTTACGACCCTGCGGCGCTGGCGATTAAATTTGCAGATGCTGTTACTGAAGCTTTGCAGTTACATGACAATACGATTTTACGGACTTTAATTGCACGTGCACCGAGTGCAATTTCTCGGGACGATCTATTAGCGTTAACCTGGGGCAAGGAGGGCAACCCACGTTCCGTGGACAATGCGATTGTGAGGTTGCGGACGATATTTAAGCGGATCGATCTTGATCCGATCAAGTCTGTGCGTGGGCTGGGTTATCAATGGGATGTCTAG
- a CDS encoding HAMP domain-containing histidine kinase, with the protein MNNWARKSGLKKYLAPASALVWVATTISLCIWWFYFSYSQVNRLERLGVSPSNEALKHHKMLMWEGATLVVSLLLGAAALLYFIIKERRARAELETFLSAFTHELKTPLSSIQLQAELLQKKLAQAENKSILERLQSEVQRLTAQLENSLYLVGTDAKRFYIEKIDLAELLLRVIGRFPALELDLELSSGPHLVESDARALEMVLSNIAINAIVHGSANRLSVSVEQEATRTVLRIADNGKGYAEQANFLGKAFSRVYSGSGSGVGLYVSRAVLRALGGDLIFKDPARGFMLEITLPRKGIRSE; encoded by the coding sequence ATGAACAACTGGGCGAGAAAATCTGGGCTCAAAAAGTATCTTGCACCGGCAAGCGCACTGGTGTGGGTTGCGACAACGATTTCCCTCTGTATTTGGTGGTTTTACTTCTCCTATTCACAAGTCAATCGGCTAGAGCGTTTGGGCGTTTCTCCCAGCAACGAAGCGCTAAAACATCATAAGATGTTAATGTGGGAGGGCGCAACGTTAGTTGTTTCGCTACTTCTCGGTGCTGCGGCTTTACTTTATTTCATCATCAAGGAGCGGCGTGCCCGAGCTGAGCTTGAAACATTTTTATCGGCATTTACTCATGAATTAAAAACACCGCTATCAAGCATTCAACTGCAGGCCGAGCTTTTGCAAAAAAAACTCGCGCAGGCTGAGAATAAAAGTATTTTAGAGCGGCTACAATCCGAAGTTCAGCGCCTCACAGCGCAGCTCGAGAATTCGCTTTACTTGGTGGGCACAGATGCGAAGCGGTTTTACATTGAAAAGATTGATCTTGCCGAATTACTGCTGCGTGTGATTGGGCGTTTCCCTGCGCTAGAGTTAGATCTTGAATTATCCTCAGGTCCGCATCTTGTTGAAAGTGATGCGCGCGCGCTGGAAATGGTTTTGTCGAACATTGCAATAAATGCAATCGTGCACGGTTCAGCTAATCGGCTCAGCGTGAGCGTGGAGCAAGAGGCAACGAGAACAGTTTTAAGAATTGCCGATAATGGCAAAGGCTATGCTGAGCAGGCCAATTTTTTAGGTAAAGCATTTAGTCGCGTTTACTCTGGGAGCGGCAGTGGAGTGGGCTTGTATGTAAGTCGAGCTGTTTTGCGGGCACTTGGGGGAGATCTAATTTTTAAGGACCCTGCACGTGGGTTTATGTTAGAAATAACTTTACCGAGAAAGGGCATACGCAGCGAATGA
- a CDS encoding Glu/Leu/Phe/Val dehydrogenase — MAINELTERKHERVIVAQDRKTGLKTIIGVHDTTLGPSLGGCRVRNYESFDHALADVLRLSEAMTYKNALAGLNIGGGKAVIMADRYKLQVERQAFFESFGRIVESLSGIYYSAEDMGTSVEDMQSIRRGTKYVVGRDPNEGGSGDPSPYTAKGLLYGMRACLEELFGSGDLKGRTIAVQGAGHVGYPLVLDLVKAGAHVIVADTNERQVTALKKEVDVEEVSPDEILSVPCDIFAPCAIGGIINPQTVNRLKCKILAGAANNQLEGPQTERMIWSREILYAPDFAINAGGVISCADELESGGFTLSRVMERVERIYETIKTIFQRAKQSGELPGEIALAMAEERILTART; from the coding sequence ATAGCAATTAACGAGCTTACAGAAAGAAAACACGAACGCGTGATCGTAGCGCAAGACAGGAAGACTGGCCTCAAAACAATTATTGGGGTTCACGATACAACACTGGGGCCAAGTCTTGGTGGTTGTCGTGTGCGTAATTATGAATCGTTCGATCACGCTCTGGCGGATGTACTAAGACTGTCTGAGGCGATGACTTATAAAAATGCTCTCGCGGGACTTAATATTGGTGGCGGTAAGGCTGTCATTATGGCGGACCGCTATAAGTTGCAAGTTGAACGCCAAGCTTTCTTCGAATCGTTCGGGCGAATCGTTGAGTCTTTAAGTGGCATTTATTATTCGGCGGAAGATATGGGAACTTCTGTTGAGGATATGCAATCAATTCGCAGGGGCACAAAATACGTGGTTGGCCGCGACCCAAACGAAGGCGGATCGGGAGATCCCTCTCCATATACTGCTAAAGGGTTACTCTATGGAATGCGTGCCTGCCTTGAAGAGCTTTTCGGTAGCGGCGATCTTAAAGGCCGAACAATTGCCGTGCAAGGTGCAGGCCATGTTGGCTACCCACTCGTATTAGACCTAGTTAAAGCAGGCGCACATGTGATTGTTGCGGATACCAACGAACGCCAAGTTACAGCTCTAAAAAAAGAAGTTGATGTTGAAGAAGTAAGCCCTGATGAAATTTTATCCGTACCCTGTGACATTTTCGCACCTTGCGCGATTGGCGGAATTATTAATCCACAAACTGTCAACCGCTTGAAGTGCAAAATCCTTGCAGGCGCAGCGAATAACCAACTTGAAGGCCCGCAAACTGAACGCATGATTTGGTCGCGCGAAATTCTCTACGCACCAGATTTTGCAATTAACGCAGGCGGAGTGATCTCTTGTGCCGATGAATTGGAAAGCGGAGGATTTACCTTGTCGCGCGTGATGGAACGTGTGGAACGTATCTATGAAACGATTAAGACGATTTTTCAGCGTGCAAAACAAAGTGGAGAATTGCCAGGGGAGATCGCGCTAGCCATGGCCGAAGAAAGAATTTTGACGGCCCGCACTTAG
- the uvrB gene encoding excinuclease ABC subunit UvrB: MQAGVQKFPNQKFLEQVDWKTQFELISKNTPCGDQPAAIDALTQNIATQRLGTLSAKGKSQSRHVLLGITGSGKTFTIANVIQKLQRPTLVLAHNKTLAAQLYSEFLELFPKNAVRYFVSYYDYYQPEAYVPSTDTYIEKDAAINDEIDKLRHAATKALLERRDVIIVSSVSCIYGLGEPEVYFESVLFLERGSKITKEKVLRKLVDLQYTREETEPTAGTFRARGDVVEVIPVAEDELALRLEFFGEELEAISEIDRISGTARARLERACIYPASHFVTSRENVDRALKTIRSELEACIPELDGLGKTLESKRLEQRVRYDLELLEEMGFCPGIENYSRHLTGRLPGEPPPTLVDYFPEDLLVVIDESHVTVPQLLGMYRGDRSRKQTLVDYGFRLPSALDNRPLRFDEFLERTKDIIFVSATPAKYELEQAQCSDISPGNVVEQIIRPTGLIDPVVEIRPAQNQVIDFQAEIAQVIARRERVLVTTLTKRLAEDLSEYYREQGLKVRYLHSDIEVLERIELIRSLRNGDYDILVGINLLREGLDLPEVSLVGIMDADKEGFLRSSTSLIQTIGRAARNLNGRVILYADKQTDSIKYAVRETERRRKMQIEYNSVHQIIPRSVTRAQEAQFISREEIFAEIDVKELPKTQRECQLLLEKYRKEMFALAKRLRFEQAAALRDKVKVLERLFYSLS, encoded by the coding sequence ATGCAAGCAGGCGTGCAAAAGTTTCCCAATCAAAAATTCTTAGAACAAGTTGATTGGAAAACGCAATTTGAGCTTATTAGTAAAAATACTCCTTGCGGCGATCAGCCCGCTGCAATTGACGCACTTACGCAAAATATTGCAACGCAACGCCTGGGCACATTGAGTGCTAAGGGCAAGTCGCAGTCGCGTCACGTGCTCTTGGGTATTACTGGCTCCGGTAAGACATTTACAATTGCCAATGTAATTCAAAAGCTCCAACGTCCGACCCTTGTTTTGGCGCATAATAAAACATTAGCCGCACAACTTTATTCTGAATTTCTGGAATTATTTCCCAAGAATGCCGTACGCTATTTTGTCAGCTATTACGACTACTACCAACCTGAAGCCTACGTGCCATCGACAGATACTTATATTGAGAAAGACGCCGCGATTAACGATGAAATCGACAAGCTCAGACATGCTGCCACTAAGGCGCTACTTGAAAGACGGGATGTGATTATTGTTTCAAGTGTAAGTTGTATTTACGGTTTGGGTGAGCCCGAAGTTTACTTTGAGTCTGTGCTTTTTCTTGAACGCGGTAGCAAAATTACCAAAGAGAAAGTTTTAAGAAAACTTGTTGATTTACAGTATACACGAGAAGAAACGGAACCCACCGCGGGCACATTTCGTGCCCGTGGTGACGTTGTTGAAGTAATTCCTGTTGCTGAAGATGAACTTGCCTTGCGACTTGAATTCTTCGGCGAGGAACTCGAAGCGATTTCTGAAATTGACCGTATTTCCGGCACTGCAAGAGCGCGTCTGGAGCGTGCCTGTATTTACCCGGCTAGCCACTTTGTAACCTCACGCGAGAATGTGGATCGAGCGTTGAAAACAATTCGCTCTGAGCTTGAAGCATGCATTCCGGAGCTCGACGGTTTAGGAAAAACACTTGAGTCTAAGCGTCTTGAACAGCGCGTGCGTTATGACCTTGAGTTGCTAGAGGAAATGGGATTCTGCCCAGGCATTGAGAATTATTCGCGACATCTCACAGGGCGCCTACCTGGAGAACCACCGCCGACGCTAGTGGATTATTTCCCCGAAGATCTTTTAGTGGTGATCGATGAAAGCCATGTCACAGTGCCACAACTTTTAGGGATGTATCGCGGTGATCGTTCGCGCAAGCAAACGCTAGTTGATTATGGATTTAGATTGCCCTCAGCGCTAGATAATCGTCCACTACGTTTTGATGAGTTTCTTGAGCGCACTAAAGATATAATTTTTGTTTCCGCGACCCCTGCAAAGTATGAATTAGAACAAGCTCAGTGCTCAGATATTTCTCCTGGTAATGTAGTTGAACAAATTATCCGTCCCACTGGATTAATTGATCCAGTTGTGGAAATTCGACCTGCGCAGAATCAGGTCATAGATTTTCAGGCGGAAATTGCGCAAGTGATTGCGCGTCGTGAGCGCGTGCTTGTAACGACATTAACGAAGCGCCTAGCCGAAGATTTGTCAGAATACTATCGTGAACAGGGGCTAAAGGTACGCTATTTACATTCCGACATTGAAGTTCTAGAGCGCATTGAGCTGATTCGTTCACTTCGTAACGGAGACTATGACATTTTAGTCGGCATTAATTTGCTACGCGAAGGCCTAGATTTACCTGAAGTCAGCCTTGTCGGGATTATGGATGCGGATAAAGAAGGGTTTTTGCGTTCAAGCACGAGCTTAATTCAAACAATTGGCCGCGCCGCACGTAATCTCAACGGCAGAGTTATTCTTTATGCCGACAAGCAGACAGACTCAATCAAATACGCGGTGCGAGAAACAGAACGCCGGCGTAAAATGCAGATTGAGTATAATAGCGTGCATCAGATTATCCCTCGTTCAGTAACACGTGCTCAGGAGGCACAATTTATTTCTCGTGAAGAAATCTTTGCGGAAATAGATGTGAAGGAATTGCCCAAAACTCAGCGCGAATGCCAGTTGCTTCTAGAAAAATATCGCAAAGAAATGTTCGCACTAGCCAAGCGCTTGCGCTTCGAACAAGCCGCTGCACTGAGAGATAAGGTCAAAGTCTTAGAGCGGCTATTTTATAGTTTATCGTAA
- a CDS encoding MBL fold metallo-hydrolase has product MDFKITLLGTGTSTGVPLPGCACRVCQSKDPRDCRLRSSILISWKEELGECRALVDTTPDLRQQMLRYDFSTLDAVIYTHTHADHVFGIDDLRVCNFHSKTPLPIYTHQKSVSELQRMFSYIFSPVPDYPGAPPPQVELHQIEIGSEVILKNLTLQTIEVTHGQLQIMGLRIGNFAYMTDCSAVPAHTREALQGISILVVDGLRHRPHPTHFTIEQATEFAMSLGLKKAYLTHLSHDALHAETSEKLLNQTNGVVELAWDGLVIDGST; this is encoded by the coding sequence ATGGATTTTAAAATTACATTACTTGGCACAGGAACATCTACGGGGGTGCCCTTGCCGGGCTGTGCCTGTCGGGTCTGTCAATCAAAGGACCCGCGTGACTGTCGGTTACGCTCTTCAATCCTCATCTCCTGGAAAGAAGAACTGGGAGAATGTCGAGCCCTGGTCGACACCACTCCCGATCTCCGTCAACAGATGCTGCGTTATGATTTTTCGACACTCGATGCAGTGATCTACACTCACACGCATGCCGATCATGTCTTTGGCATTGACGATCTACGTGTATGTAATTTTCACTCAAAAACACCACTGCCAATTTATACGCATCAAAAATCTGTTAGTGAATTGCAGCGGATGTTCTCCTATATCTTCTCCCCAGTCCCCGACTATCCTGGAGCACCGCCACCCCAGGTCGAACTGCATCAAATTGAAATTGGATCAGAGGTCATACTTAAAAACCTAACTCTGCAGACAATCGAAGTAACTCATGGTCAGCTACAAATCATGGGACTACGAATTGGAAATTTCGCCTACATGACCGATTGTTCTGCCGTCCCTGCACATACTCGCGAAGCGCTCCAAGGAATTTCGATACTCGTTGTAGATGGCTTACGTCATCGCCCACATCCAACACACTTTACAATCGAGCAAGCAACTGAATTTGCCATGTCTTTAGGACTGAAAAAGGCCTATCTCACGCATCTCTCACATGATGCCTTGCATGCTGAAACTTCAGAAAAACTTCTAAACCAGACCAATGGTGTAGTTGAACTGGCCTGGGATGGGTTAGTGATTGACGGTAGCACCTAG
- a CDS encoding DUF1844 domain-containing protein, translated as MANEKPEEVRIIDKRRFTSDGEIRKEGEVLSSDFSAPQQASQNQATEAKLQSERRQAPPATTDTDEPIDFSSFIVSIATQAMAALGEIPNPQTGVQAPNHAAARELIDIIAMLDLKTKGNLSADEALLIEEVLHSLRLAFVKRFTK; from the coding sequence ATGGCTAATGAGAAACCAGAAGAAGTCCGCATCATCGACAAGAGAAGATTTACGTCAGACGGAGAAATTAGAAAAGAGGGAGAAGTTTTAAGCTCTGATTTTAGCGCTCCTCAACAAGCAAGCCAAAATCAAGCCACTGAAGCTAAATTGCAAAGTGAACGGCGCCAAGCTCCGCCTGCCACGACCGACACTGACGAACCAATTGACTTTTCCTCTTTTATCGTCAGTATTGCCACGCAGGCTATGGCCGCACTGGGAGAAATTCCAAACCCACAAACAGGAGTCCAAGCTCCGAATCATGCCGCGGCACGGGAGTTGATTGATATTATTGCGATGTTGGATCTAAAGACTAAGGGTAATCTTAGCGCAGATGAGGCGCTTTTGATCGAGGAAGTTTTGCATAGTTTGCGCTTAGCCTTCGTCAAACGCTTTACGAAATAA
- a CDS encoding Do family serine endopeptidase, whose product MKISILRSFIILVAVVNCIWSANSFAADTFWLDSKEHKSDVQFQIPSFAPLVEKLADGVVNISTEVKDETPNAQGLQFGGQGMDELPFPFPFPLPRSRSNKSFSLGSGFVISPDGYIVTNFHVVDHATKITVNFKGSKKTYQAKVIGKDQKSDIALLKIEKPDAELQSCVLGDSESLKVGDWVLAIGNPFRLGHTVTSGIVSALGRKNLGSGREDFIQTDASINPGNSGGPLFNAQGEVIGVNTAIYSPGAATTGTGFNIGIGFALPINEVKKIITQLKQKGKVTRGWLGVLIQEVSEDIAEAKKLGNLDGSLVSDVLDKSPAADAGFKRGDVIVEFDGKPVRNNEDLPAMVADTAVGKKVEIGVIREGKRLQIPVTIRELEDKAEGKQTNEPVTDENKLGMMLQELTPEIARTLGMDEEIGLLVAGVAPDSPAQEAGIKRGDLVLEVGSVPVKSLSDFAEATKSLEKKKPILLLIKRGQNTIYVTLRFEE is encoded by the coding sequence ATGAAAATCAGTATTTTAAGAAGTTTTATTATTCTTGTGGCTGTAGTTAATTGTATCTGGAGCGCAAATTCATTTGCCGCAGACACATTTTGGCTTGATAGTAAGGAGCATAAATCTGACGTTCAGTTTCAGATCCCAAGCTTTGCTCCTTTAGTTGAAAAATTAGCCGATGGGGTTGTCAATATTTCAACCGAAGTCAAAGATGAAACACCAAACGCGCAGGGCCTGCAGTTTGGCGGCCAAGGCATGGACGAGTTGCCATTTCCATTCCCATTTCCACTACCACGCAGTCGTTCTAATAAGTCATTTAGCTTAGGCAGTGGTTTTGTAATTTCGCCAGATGGTTATATTGTGACAAATTTCCATGTGGTCGACCATGCGACAAAAATTACAGTTAATTTTAAGGGCAGTAAAAAAACCTATCAAGCTAAAGTAATTGGAAAAGATCAGAAGTCAGACATTGCGCTTTTAAAAATTGAAAAGCCCGACGCTGAGCTCCAATCATGCGTGCTTGGAGATTCGGAAAGCTTGAAAGTTGGTGACTGGGTGTTAGCGATTGGCAATCCATTTCGCTTGGGCCATACCGTTACTTCTGGCATCGTTTCAGCGTTGGGGCGTAAAAATCTTGGTTCTGGTCGAGAGGACTTCATCCAGACCGATGCTTCAATTAACCCAGGTAACTCTGGTGGCCCGCTATTTAATGCTCAAGGAGAAGTGATTGGTGTTAATACTGCAATCTATAGCCCGGGAGCTGCGACTACTGGGACCGGTTTTAATATCGGGATTGGGTTTGCCTTGCCGATCAATGAAGTAAAGAAAATTATCACGCAGCTTAAGCAGAAAGGTAAAGTTACCCGCGGTTGGCTTGGAGTTTTAATCCAGGAAGTTTCCGAAGATATCGCTGAAGCTAAAAAACTTGGAAATCTAGACGGCTCTCTAGTTTCTGATGTTTTAGACAAGAGTCCTGCAGCCGATGCTGGTTTCAAGCGCGGGGATGTGATTGTTGAATTTGACGGTAAGCCTGTGCGTAATAATGAAGATTTGCCTGCAATGGTTGCTGATACTGCCGTTGGTAAGAAAGTCGAGATTGGAGTGATTCGAGAAGGTAAGCGTCTGCAAATTCCGGTTACAATTCGTGAGCTTGAAGATAAGGCCGAAGGCAAGCAGACGAATGAGCCGGTTACTGATGAGAATAAACTAGGAATGATGCTACAGGAGCTGACCCCAGAAATTGCACGAACCCTAGGGATGGATGAGGAAATCGGATTACTTGTTGCGGGAGTTGCTCCTGATTCTCCTGCCCAGGAAGCTGGTATTAAGCGCGGAGATTTAGTGCTTGAAGTTGGAAGCGTTCCTGTGAAAAGCTTAAGTGACTTTGCTGAAGCGACAAAGTCACTGGAAAAGAAGAAACCGATTTTGCTTTTAATCAAGCGTGGTCAGAATACGATCTATGTCACATTACGCTTTGAAGAGTAG